From a region of the Daphnia pulicaria isolate SC F1-1A chromosome 1, SC_F0-13Bv2, whole genome shotgun sequence genome:
- the LOC124327402 gene encoding atlastin-like encodes MEGRPVQIVVAKEDHTFELDEEALANIVCQEHVKDKHIAVISVAGAFRKGKSFLLDFFLRYLKANGSADWLGPEDRPLTGFSWRGGCERDTTGILAWSEILMVDAPNGEKIAVLLLDTQGAFDSQSTVRDCATIFALSTMTSSVQVYNLSQNIQEDDLQHLQLFTEYGRLALEDSGDVPFQKLEFLVRDWSFPYEASYGQEGGSSILERRLQISDKQHPELQALRRHIRACFTDISCFLMPHPGLKVATNPNFDGRLTDIEPDFKDQLKILVPLLLSPENLVVKQIGGNRIRAKELLHYFQSYMAIYKGDELPEPKSMLEATAEANNLSAVAGAKEVYSTMMESICGGDKPFMSSNALDGEHLRVKDKAMEHFVGRRKMGGAEFSEKYKERLEQEIEEQFGHYRTQNESKNIFKAFKTPATLFVVAIFFYFVSGFLGLLGLYPLANLANLMMGLTLVTLCTWAYIRYSGGMRDIGTVIDFVAEAIWEKAVRPAYLNMAGSGLEQVTQQMTNITMGTQVAAGVGNHTRANISKAKSS; translated from the exons ATGGAAGGAAGGCCTGTTCAGATTGTGGTGGCTAAAGAAGACCATACATTTGAATTGGATGAAGAAGCTCTGGCCAATATTGTGTGTCAAGAACATGTGAAAGACAAACACATTGCTGTTATATCTGTTGCAGGAGCATTTCGCAAAGGGAAATCTTTCCttctagatttttttcttcgttactTGAAAGCGAAT GGTTCAGCTGATTGGCTTGGGCCTGAAGATCGACCTTTGACAGGTTTTTCTTGGAGAGGAGGTTGTGAAAGGGATACCACAGGAATTCTTGCATGGTCTGAAATTTTAATGGTGGATGCTCCTAATGGAGAGAAA ATTGCTGTTCTTTTGCTGGATACTCAAGGAGCTTTTGACAGCCAAAGCACTGTTAGAGATTGTGCAACTATATTTGCACTCAGCACTATGACAAGCAGTGTTCAAGTTTACAACCTTTCTCAGAATATCCAGGAGGATGACTTGCAACATCTACAA CTTTTTACTGAATATGGGCGACTTGCGCTAGAAGATTCTGGGGATGTTCCGTTTCAAAAGTTGGAATTTCTTGTTCGCGATTGGAGCTTCCCATACGAAGCCTCTTATGGGCAAGAAGGCGGATCGTCAATTCTCGAACGTCGATTGCAGATCTCTGACAAGCAGCATCCTGAACTTCAAGCTCTTCGCAGACATATTCGTGCTTGTTTTACAGATATTTCCTGTTTTTTGATGCCTCATCCTGGGCTCAAAGTAGCTACCAATCCTAACTTTGATGGCCGTTTAACTG ATATTGAACCAGATTTTAAGGATCAGTTAAAAATATTAGTTCCGCTTCTTCTGTCACCAGAGAATTTAGTTGTAAAACAGATCGGCGGTAACCGTATTAGAGCCAAAGAGTTACTTCATTACTTTcag TCTTACATGGCTATTTACAAGGGCGATGAATTACCGGAACCGAAATCAATGTTAGAG GCTACTGCTGAAGCTAACAATCTTTCAG cCGTCGCTGGTGCTAAAGAAGTTTATTCAACCATGATGGAATCTATTTGTGGCGGAGACAAACCATTCATGAGTTCAAATGCACTGGATGGTGAACACTTGCGCGTAAAAGATAAGGCAATGGAACACTTTGTGGGGCGCAGGAAAATGGGTGGAGCTGAATTCTCAGAAAAGTACAAAGAAAGATTAGAACAG GAAATTGAGGAACAATTCGGTCACTATCGGACACAAAAcgaaagcaaaaatattttcaaagcaTTTAAAACACCAGCTACTTTGTTTGTagttgcaatttttttctactttgtgTCTGGATTCTTAGGCTTACTCGGCCTATATCCTTTGGCCAACTTAGCCAATCTCATGATGGGCTTGACTCTGGTGACTCTCTGTACATGGGCTTACATCAG ATATTCAGGAGGAATGCGAGATATTGGAACGGTGATCGACTTCGTGGCGGAAGCAATATGGGAAAAA GCTGTACGACCGGCGTATTTAAACATGGCTGGATCGGGATTGGAACAAGTAACGCAACAAATGACAAACATTACAATGGGCACGCAGGTTGCAGCAGGTGTTGgtaatcacaccagagcaaataTTTCTAAAGCCAAATCATCGTGA
- the LOC124327379 gene encoding ribosome-releasing factor 2, mitochondrial-like, translating to MCYIIYQPFPKTHLFQICRRVGFSSSNIGYRRSVSSKNDDLITPKDKCLSGSIELTRNIGIMAHIDAGKTTTTERMLFYAGVIRSPGEVHKGDTVMDYMDQERERGITIVSAAITFPWNGHHINLIDTPGHVDFTIEVEKALRALDGAVAILDASAGVEAQTMTVWRQADRYEVPRIIYLNKMDKVGACFNACIKHIENKLKCKPLQVHIPIGSGKSFRGVIDLVDLSKKEWSSNHNSLGTSYSTKKLDYEGDRDIWVEASEQRAELIDKMADLDDNLANLIIERESLQKINPVEMNQALRRITLARTGVPVLCGSSYRNIGVQPLLNAVTHYLPSPRDRSYEFVQSYAANKDLCSLAFKIQNDAQRGPLTFVRIYSGQIESGQKIYNVSRDTTEKTGRLYVASADELNEVQSLSEGNIAVVTGLKGTVTGDTLTSGVTAMNTARRWLAKKQGVSEAEVAPILAGVEIPDPVFFCSIETASLVYQKKLEHALEMLQREDPSLKVKFNEDTGQTIVSGMGELHLEIVLERIRSEYGVEASLGAFQVAYKETALNEITDVFILDKTLGGTKQFVKMSMSIKPNPNAQGEIPLEKGTSKESRDQLSTVWAIHMKATERGVASALSSGPLLSFPVTCVELRLHSLEVGHKTSELMVAAAASQCVSQLLRKGGTCLMEPFMKLEVIIEEHFLHAVLGDFAQHRSDILEVTERHELKVVIAESPLSELRGYSKRIRILTSGTATFSMEFSCYKLMSPLDQKKATIEITGIEM from the exons aTGTGCTACATTATTTACCAACCATTCCCGAAAACacatttgtttcaaatatGTCGAAGGGTTGGATTTAGTTCTTCTAATATTGGTTATCGACGTTCAGTGAGCTCCAAAAATGATGACCTTATAACACCTAAAGATAAATGTCTTTCAGGATCAATAGAACTAACCCGTAATATCGGTATTATGGCCCATATTGACGCGGGCAAAACTACCACGACCGAGCGAATGCTTTTCTATGCAGGTGTTATAAGATCTCCCGGTGAAGTTCATAAAGgagatacggtgatggattatATGGaccaagaaagagaaagag GGATCACAATTGTGTCTGCTGCAATTACGTTTCCATGGAATGGCCATCATATAAATCTCATTGACACCCCTGGACATGTCGACTTTACAATTGAAGTTGAAAAGGCTCTTAGGGCTCTAGATGGAGCTGTGGCTATTTTAGATGCTTCTGCTG GTGTTGAGGCACAAACCATGACTGTGTGGAGACAAGCTGATCGATATGAAGTACCaagaataatttatttaaacaaaatggaTAAAGTTGGTGCTTGCTTTAATGCTTGCATCAAGCACATTGAGAACAAACTAAAATGCAAGCCTCTTCAAGTACATATCCCTATAGGTTCAGGAAAGAGTTTCAGAGGAGTTATTGATCTAGTTGATCTTTCCAAGAAGGAGTGGAGTTCAAATCATAATTCACTTGGAACATCTTATTCAACAAA GAAATTGGACTACGAAGGCGATCGTGATATTTGGGTTGAAGCTTCAGAACAACGTGCTGAACTCATTGATAAGATGGCTGATCTTGACGATAATTTGGCAAATTTGATAATTGAAAGAGAGAGTCTGCAAAAAATTAACCCAGTTGAAATGAATCAAGCTTTACGGAGAATTACACTTGCAAGA acAGGAGTTCCAGTGTTGTGTGGTAGTTCTTATCGCAACATCGGCGTTCAGCCGCTATTGAATGCCGTCACACATTATCTCCCAAGTCCAAGAGATCGTAGCTATGAATTTGTTCAATCATACGCTGCGAACAAAGATCTTTGCTCTTTGGCATTCAAAATTCAGAATGATGCTCAACGTGGACCGTTAACATTTGTCCGAATTTATAGCGGTCAAATTGAATCA GGGCAAAAGATATACAACGTTTCACGCGACACGACGGAAAAAACGGGTCGCCTATATGTGGCCAGTGCCGATGAATTGAATGAAGTTCAATCATTGTCAGAAGGCAACATAGCTGTCGTTACGGGTCTTAAA GGCACAGTCACTGGTGATACCTTAACA TCTGGAGTTACAGCAATGAATACAGCACGCCGTTGGTTGGCTAAGAAACAAGGAGTGTCAGAGGCGGAAGTCGCACCTATTCTGGCTGGAGTTGAAATTCCAGATCCCGTATTTTTCTGTTCCATCGAAACAGCATCTCTT GTTTATCAAAAGAAGTTAGAACATGCATTGGAAATGCTTCAACGAGAAGACCCTAGcctgaaagtaaaatttaacGAAGACACAGGTCAAACTATCGTTTCGGGTATGGGGGAACTCCATTTAGAAATTGTTCTAGAAAGGATTCGGTCAGAATATGGAGTTGAAGCAAGTCTCGGAGCTTTTCAAGTAGCCTACAAAGAAACGGCTCTTAACGAAATTACAGATGTATTTATTTTGGACAAAACGCTag GTGGAACAAAACAGTTTGTTAAAATGTCTATGTCAATTAAGCCAAATCCTAATGCACAGGGTGAAATTCCTCTCGAAAAAGGAACGTCGAAAGAatcacgcgatcaactttccACCGTGTGGGCCATTCATATGAAAGCAACCGAACGCGGTGTTGCTAGCGCTCTTTCATCCGGGCCGCTGTTATCATTTCca GTCACGTGTGTTGAACTACGTCTTCATTCACTTGAAGTAGGGCATAAAACGTCTGAGCTGATGGTTGCTGCAGCCGCGTCTCAATGTGTGTCTCAG TTACTACGAAAAGGAGGTACATGTTTAATGGAACCATTTATGAAATTGGAAGTGATCATTGAAGAACACTTCCTACACGCTGTTCTTGGTGACTTTGCCCAGCACCGTTCAGATATTCTCGAAGTCACTGAGCGTCACGAATTGAAG GTTGTTATAGCCGAGAGCCCGTTGTCCGAATTGCGAGGGTATTCAAAACGAATCCGCATCTTGACTTCTGGGACAGCTACTTTTAGCATGGAATTTTCTTGCTACAAACTAATGTCACCCCTAGATCAGAAGAAAGCTACAATAGAAATCACGGGAATTGAGATGTAA
- the LOC124339542 gene encoding serine/threonine-protein phosphatase 2A 56 kDa regulatory subunit gamma isoform-like — protein MPNKKKEKGSEDTGKPKVGNGKSSKEGSSTENGEESGRTSPGSSPSSGPKLATGPPPPAQINKIKFTGTTVVKNRRQSSSRFNITKNREIQKLPLLKDAAPAEREELFVQKIQQCCVLFDFVADPLSDLKWKEVKRGALLEMVEYVTSQRGVITEAIYPEAVNMFATNLFRALPPSSNPNGAEFDPEEDEPTLEAAWPHLQLVYEFFLRFLESPDFQPNIAKRCIDQKFVLQLLDLFDSEDPRERDFLKTTLHRIYGKFLGLRAYIRKQINNIFYKFIYETEHHNGVAELLEILGSIINGFALPLKEEHKVFLLKVLMPLHKVKSLSVYHPQLAYCVVQFLEKDPSLTEPVVLSLLKFWPKVHSPKEVMFLNELEEILDVMEPAEFSKVMVQLFRQLSRCVSSPHFQVAERALYYWNNEYIMSLISDNASVILPIMFPALYKNSKSHWNKTIHGLIYNALKLFMEMNQKLFDDCTQQYRSERLKEKEKFKEREEFWSQIEAEAIKNPKHHLVANLMPKTISGGALAQSVSAALSAAGQVASGEDQDEDTNNVSYEKIEAEAREAKRVKNREKPLLRRKSELPHDTYTIKALTDHKRADEFLPTPPDVNTS, from the exons AtgccaaacaagaaaaaagaaaaaggatccGAG GACACAGGCAAGCCCAAAGTTGGAAATGGGAAATCATCCAAAGAAGGTTCATCAACAGAAAATGGAGAAGAG AGCGGGAGAACTAGCCCCGGAAGTTCGCCCTCTTCTGGACCCAAATTGGCGACTGGACCACCACCGCCAGcacaaatcaataaaataaagttcACGGGTACAACTGTGGTAAAAAACCGACGGCAGAGCTCTTCGCGCTTCAACATTACCAAAAATCGCgagatacaaaaattgccattGCTCAAag ATGCGGCGCCAGCAGAAAGAGAGGAATTATTTGTGCAAAAGATTCAGCAGTGCTGTGTTCTGTTTGACTTTGTAGCCGATCCACTTAGCGACCTCAAATGGAAGGAGGTCAAACGTGGGGCTTTATTAGAGATGGTTGAATACGTCACTTCACAGAGGGGTGTTATTACTGAAGCAATCTACCCTGAAGCTGTGAATATG TTTGCCACCAATCTCTTTCGTGCCCTGCCGCCTTCGAGCAATCCCAACGGAGCCGAGTTCGACCCAGAGGAGGATGAACCGACCCTGGAAGCTGCATGGCCTCACCTCCAACTTGTCTACGAGTTTTTCCTGAG GTTTTTGGAATCTCCCGACTTTCAGCCGAATATAGCCAAGAGATGCATTGACCAGAAGTTTGTACTTCAG TTATTGGATCTATTTGATTCCGAAGATCCCCGTGAACGGGACTTTCTTAAAACTACATTGCATCGGATATACGGCAAATTTCTCGGTCTCCGAGCCTATATTCGAAAACAAATTAACAACATATTCTATAA ATTCATTTATGAAACGGAGCATCACAATGGGGTGGCAGAGCTGTTGGAAATCCTAGGTAGCATTATTAATGGCTTCGCGCTTCCTTTAAAGGAGGAGCACAAGGTCTTCCTTCTTAAAGTGCTTATGCCGCTGCACAAGGTCAAGTCGCTGTCCGTTTATCACCCTCAACTGGCGTATTGTGTCGTCCAgtttttggaaaaagatcCATCACTGACGGAACCGGTTGTCCTCAGTCTTTTGAAGTTTTGGCCTAAAGTTCATTCTCCCAAAGAG GTGATGTTCTTAAATGAACTGGAAGAAATCCTTGATGTTATGGAGCCAGCTGAGTTTTCGAAGGTTATGGTACAACTCTTTAGGCAGCTGTCACGTTGCGTTTCCAGCCCGCATTTCCAAGTGGCTGAGCGTGCTCTATATTATTGGAACAATGAGTACATTATGAGCTTGATCAGTGACAACGCTTCAGTTATCTTGCCCATCATGTTCCCGGCTctttataaaaattcaaagtcgCACTGGAACAA AACAATTCATGGACTGATCTACAACGCCCTGAAGCTCTTTATGGAGATGAACCAAAAACTGTTTGACGATTGTACGCAACAATACAGATCTGAGCGGttgaaagagaaggaaaaattcaaagaacggGAGGAGTTTTGGAGCCAAATAGAAGCTGAGGCTATTAAAAATCCTAAGCACCACTTAGTGGCTAATCTCATGCCCAAAACCATTTCTGGTGGAGCTTTGGCACAGTCTGTGAGCGCCGCGCTGTCGGCTGCAGGACAAGTAGCTTCAGGAGAGGACCAGGATGAAGACACAAACAACGTCTCTTATGAAAAGATCGAAGCCGAAGCTCGTGAG GCTAAACGAGTGAAGAATCGCGAGAAACCGTTACTTCGACGTAAATCGGAACTACCCCACGACACTTATACGATCAAAGCGTTGACAGATCATAAGAGAGCTGATGAATTCCTCCCGACGCCTCCCGACGTCAACACCAGTTGA